CGCAAAAGAAGCAAGCCATTGTTCTCCTCTGATCCCGCAAGCCAAGATCATTCTTTAATTCCAGACCCCCGGTAGTCCACATTCAAGCCCCCTTTTCACCAGCTGCACATCTCCCTAAACCGCCGACCCCACCTCTTACCCGGTGTATTTCTCCCATTAATCCCCACAGGAATGTGGCTTTGGTTATGGAGAGGATGCCCGGTGCGTGCCCTGCCGGAGCAGCCGCTTCAAAGAGGACCGGAGCCTGCAGAAGTGCAAGCCCTGCCTGGACTGTGGACTCATCAACCGCTTCCAGAAGGGCAACTGTTCCACCACGAGCAACGCCGTGTGTGGCGACTGTCTGCCGGGGTGAGAAGACGCACATATTTCCACCACACAGTCGTGTTACTgattaaaatggatttttcacAATAGTAGTCACACCAGTCTCATTGATACGTCACAGTATGAACTCTGTTTGCTGCtcctgtgttaaaacatgaatttttttgtcttcaacAGATATTACAGGAAGACAAAATTAAGTGGTTTCCAAGACATGGAGTGCATACCCTGTGGGGACCCTCCACCTCCGTATGAGCCTCACTGTAAGcacctttcctttcttttaccTCTTCTAACAGTTGGCCTAACATCAGTGGCGATTCTGTTAAATGCTCCCATGAATGCAGGCTATTCATCCCAGCCCACAATAGGTGATGTTTTAAGATGAAACAACAGGGATACAATAGTCTAAAAGCAAACACCACCAGCTACAGCACACTATTGAACTCCTAGCCAAATCCTGCTCGAACCAAAACTCAGGCTGCAGTGCCACAACAAAGCCTGTACACACATAACATGCCAGCACAAGGTGCTCGGAGTAACCAGAACCACAGCCTTTAAAGGGTGGAGCGAGCCATAGTTCATTCACTAAGTCTCGCTGAGCCGAGCGGCTATGCTATATGTGCAAATAAATGCTTGGATTTACAAGCTGAGCAGTTGAAAAGCTGAAATGGATACCGCTAACATAATGCTGGATTTGCCAACACTGGATTATATTAGCTCAGAACATGTCACTCATTTTTAGCACTCAATTTGGATTAAATGAGCAAACTTCCTCGAACAAAACCTCCATTGATATTTGGAGACAAAAACGTGCCTCCatagaatttttaaaaaatggccGCACTCCTTTACGTGGCTTTGTTTCAGCACCAGGGTAAACACGGCAGGGAGGGCGCTCAACTAGCACAATTTATTACCTTTTGTGCAGATCCGTCATGCGAAAAGCAGACAGGAGGTGTGTTACAGTATGTTCACAAAGCACGGCTCGTATTCCAGTAGGCTACAGATCCAATTAACTTCTGTCTCCTGGCCATTAGAAGTAGTTAAGTTCAACCTTATGATTTCAGGTTTCCACATAAAACCAACAGGCGAGTGAACTTATACCTTTGGTAATTGAGTGTGACTTCCTGAtggcagaggaggctgcagctgtttttagagGAGGGTTTTGGCAGCGTGAGCATCAGAGCAGTCCCAGCCAGGGTTAGCAGCCCTGTGTTAAGTAAATGGAGACAGTTCTGGggttaagttaaaaaaaacatgtttgttttatgcTCACAGGCCCCGAAATGTAAAGAATCGTGGTTTCATCAGAGCATCCGCTGTTGGAGTGTCTTGATTTAAGCAAATATGTTGTCGCAAGCAGTGTTACTGTTTGTGAAACGAACGCTGGCTTTGGGACAACTggcctccctctgtctgctcaTTTGTCCATCTGCGCTGCTTCCCGTTTTGATACTGGAGGAGGCCTGCGAAACAAAATGGCCATTGTGTCTGAGAGCATAGCTGCTCGTTCGCTTCCACGGGGACTCTCAGCGGAGCATTTCCAAATGTTTGAAAgtctcgctccctccctccagtGTTATCTTGAGGAGGGTGGTGAAAACTTAAAGGGCAGATCATTCTAATAGGCCGCACTGGCCCGGGGCAATGGTGCAGCTGTGCAGGGGAAGCAGTCTCCGTCTGGGTGGACTGTAAATCTTAAAGCacccctcctttcttctcctccctttcccCCCGGTGGCTTTGTGGGGCCGAGTAAAAACGAGATTGTGTTTTATGGATTCCTTCAGCCTCTTTAATGTGTTTCATCTGCTGGAGTTTCTCACTGTCATGGTAGATCTCGCAGAGCCGACCGGACcacgctaacacacacagacagatacatGCATGTACTCACACACGTGGAAAGAATCCTACCTGCTCTTTTTAGCTTATCTCCGTATCGCTTTGCTGTTTCCAACTGGACTTACTCAAAGTCAGATGGGAATTTAGGCTGTCTTTGTTCAGTGGAAGGTGGCGGGGGTTTGAAATGCAGCCATGAAACATCGCTGCTCTTTGATGTTTCAGGCAGGATGTTCCACCTTTCACCAATAGTTTGAAGAAATGGGGCAAATAGCTGCCACTTATCATTTTTACATGCTACTGACCTCATGATGAGGACGATCCAGAGGAAACATGAACCAACAAGCCTCTGTCCCTGCTGCTAACCTCAACACTCCATCTTATAACATGGTATGCTCGCTGACTTCAAAGCTTCGTGCAGTCAGTCTTCACCACAGAGCGCACAAAATACACCAGGCTGGCAAAGGTGAGGGGAAACATTCCGAACTCCAGCTGCCCGCCAGCAAATCAAACCGACCGTCAGACTCCTGTTCACAGTGCCACTCACATGTCAGCAGCTGGAATGATCCGTTTATCCTCACTGCTGTCTTAATCAAGTCATCATGCAATTATCAAACCACAGCCTCGCAGCCTAATGATGCTTGGTGTTGCCACATTACAAGTAGTGATGATTATGAGgtgctttaaaacaaacacaacaccatGGGTGTCACCCTTTTGGATGTTATAAATCATTTCAGCAGACATATACAGCTTCAGTTTcaaagaaagcaagaaaaggtGATTCAATATGTTGTCTATCTACAGCTCCTTTAATAACGCTCCCTGAAGAAAGGTGTTTTTGTGCAGAATATTTGCATCTGGAGAAGCTTTTCCAGAGCAGATGCTCTCAGACTGGCGGGAACAAGGGAGTCGTGATCACAAACAGATAATAAGATGCACATAAACTCAAACATTACATATTCTGCCTTAAATGGCATCAAATCAACAAGGTGTCTGAGCCAGAGCGAACGGATTAAGTCCCTTGTTTATGTGCAGTGTTCCCTGAATTAcatgtgtttttgaatgtgttcaGAAGTTGCTCATGTTAGTCAGACAAGCTAGTTACAGCGCTGTAGAGCTGACTGCAGACACCAGTGAAGAGCGTGTTCCTGGAGGGACTCAGAGGTTCACTTATCGCATGCAGTCGTCTCCTCACCGTGAGCTCAGTCCTCCTGAAGAGCCTCTTAAAAGAGCACAGACCAACGGCAAAGATCCATCTGAGGTGTAAAGAAGAGCTCCTTTTATTTCAAGTACGTGGCTTTGCATAAAGTCAACAGGCGGGGAGTCTATGAAAGGCTGCGGTTTATTGGTCGGGTTTGCGCGGAGATAATATCGGCAGGTGAGGTCTCTTCAATGGAGCAGTGTTTATCTGCGTtcgctgcagctgctgggccTCTGATAACAGGCTGCCTTTGTGCTGCGGGCCAGATGATGCTCACCTTGAATGAGTCCAATTCGATCTTGACAGCGCCGACCAAATGTAAACACGATGGTCAATACGCTTCAGTTTAAGTGTGTGAAGATTATTATGGCGTTCCCTGCTCTGAAAACTCATTGTGAGTCTCAAACATGAATACAAATCATGGAGGTGTGTCATGTGAGAGACACGACACCATATTTTTCTATCcagtttattgttgttttaatttaCAAATGTTCATTCCTGTTAAAAACTTAGCAGCCTCATTGCACTTGGAGCTTTTTAATAGAAATACTCCTCTATAAATTATTTAGAACAGCTGTAGTGACTTAGGCTGTCTTGTTGTTGGCAGCTGGAGCAGTTTTTTAAGATCTGAAATGTAGCAGTTTCTTTTATTAACGAGCAATATGTTTTTGgcattatgtgcttttctgtgCTTGTATCCTTTATTGTGCCCTCTGGGTCAAACTAAGTGTGGAAGCGCTgctttgaggattttttttttttttttttttatcttttctttccCCTCAGAAGGAATGTTAAAATACCCTTATCCCCCGTCTGACTGAATAAAAAACTGCCAAAGCTAAAGTAATGTTTACATTGCATAACAAAGAGCTCTTGGAAGTGAAAAGGTTCAAACCAGTTCCCTTTATGATTAATGTGctgaaaagcaaacagcaggcCTGGCTGAAAAAGATTTTCTCAAACAAAAACTCATTCATTATATTGGCTATTTCTTTTCTTCCCATGTGTTGTGAAGCCGTCTCGCAGTGTCACAGCAGCGCACTCCTACTGTTGCCCGACCCATGCCCTCTCTATCACACATGCATTGATCAGGAAAATTGTGTTTGATCACCGATAATGATCAGAGGCGATTATGCTAAGCCTTATGTACCTAGCCTCAGAGAGAAATGCCAGTCACTTTGAGAATCCAGGCGTGCTACTGTTTGCTCTCCAATCCCTGTTAAAGCTACACTCAGAGGCTGTCATGTGAGGACGTGCAGCTCCCACGCTGATGTAACGCAGCTCCCTGATCTTTCAGTTATCGCACAGGATGTCTGGAAAGTCACCGTGTCTTTGTATACAATTTGTGTGTGATGAACAGCTGCAGAGGATCActaatgtgctgctgcagatgtttagaGCTCAATAACTCCCGAGTAAATCCAGAAAGCCGCGCGATTTGTTCATGTCACGGTTCAGTCTCAAGCTGTAGTCAGAAATAGAAGGACTTGGTGCTCACTCGGACGATCCCAGACAAGTGGAGTTGTTTTCGTTGGAAATTTCACGTCACCTATTAGAGACCGTCGAGTAATTAGACACACCAGTGATTCTCCCGAACGCTGAGTGATGTCTCCTCCGCTGGAATGTGAGGGATTCATCTGAATGGTATTTTCCCCCTCAGAGTATGTTTCACTGCATTACTGTGATGGTGTTACTATGTTAAAGGTTAGAGGATTTAGCGGGATCTATTGGCAATAATGGAATCTAATATTCATAAGTTTTCCCTCATTTGTACCTGAAGATATAAAGTGTGTTTTCAAtccagaacggacaaaccaaactgGCTCTAGAGAGCGACTTTCTGGTTTTTCACGGTTTTAGAGGCCACTGTAGGGAAGGGTGAGGCGAGGGATGTTctgttggttgcaatctgcaacctcaccactaaaggcctaaatcctacacactggtcctttaaagcaCCAATAGTTTTTTCAATGGAGGCCAAATACCGAGCTAAAAGAGAGAATATTGGGCTTACATTTATCAGGTGGACTTACATATGACTCCACATGAACGCTTAAGGTGCGCAATGGCTGCTAGACATGTTGTCATCAGGCAAGTAATGCAGCTTTAGACAGGATCAGAAAATGTGAATAACTCAtacttgtcttttttcttttttaaaaaacatgtgaGAGTAATTGAAAGCACCAGTTATTTTGAATTTCGCTGCTCTCTTGTTTACATGTGGATCGGGTATTGTGCCTTTATCTCTGATGAGCGCTTGAAAGGATAATTACGTGTAGCCGAAGCCAGATTTTTCACACCAGAGTGCCAGGACATCTGTCTTACGTTGTGATGTCTCGCGTTAAGCCGTATTAAACCCTGATGTTCTGTATTTGTGAGAACTTGTGTAACGTTGAGCAGCGTTCTCGAGGccaaatgtgtttatgtgagaaTGTGAAGGGGTCCTGAAGGCGGGGCGCATGGTGACATCACGCTTCCCCTCGGGCAGGAGGAGAgctgtttcacagcagcttaATCGTGAaatctgtgcatgtgcacacagctcaaccccacacacacaagtgaaaaaaatgacatccTATGTCTTTGGTTGGTCCCTATGCTGAAGGACAGAAGGAAGGAAGCTTTGAAGCTCCTTTCCTTCGCATCATTTCACTCAGTTGGGAACACACTCGTATCCGATCTGGTTCAAAAGCCTGACCAGCATGTCTGCCTCCTGATTTCTGGGCTGAGTGATTAGCATGTGAGCGAGCCTTGGGGCGAGTGGGGGGTGAAATGTCTGTAAATCATCTTCTGGGGggaaggagacagaggcagataaAGAGAGAATCCACCACAGGCACTTTGTCTTTGAACTCCTCTGCTTATTTCATTAGACTTCAGCAAAGAGATCACTAGCTCAAGGCGAAAAGGGATAAATTGTCTCACATTAcctgattctgattggctgaggagtGTCGGGTAGTATGAAGTAACTGCGCATGTGCTATCTCCTGTCTTTTTCACAACCGCTATTCATGAGAGATACATTGAGGTACATGGCTTAAAACTCTCAATTTAGGTTTACTCTGGTCTAATATGTTAAAGCCACTCATTACCTAAATATTCGCAGTCATGTGGTCAATCAAAGAATCATTGGCATTGTTCATCTATAATAAACATTCCTCTCCTGTGCCTTCTCACAGGCAGCGGGCGAGTGAACCTGGTGCCGCTGCCTGCGGTGGTGACCAGCCCGCGGGACATGGCCCTGGCCGCGGTCATCTGCAGCGCTCTGGCCACCGTGCTGCTGGCCCTGCTGGTCCTCTGTGTCATCTACTGCAAGagacagctgctggagaagaagCCCAGCGGTGAGTATCTGCACTTCAccttttcagtgtgtgtctgaaatCAGGACAGGTGCATTCAATAGATGCAGAGAAAGCAGAGCGTGGTAATAAGAGCCGGAGCTTTAGGGGCATCTTTGAAGCATTTCACTAATGAGTGGTGCATTGGTGCAATGTTTGCAGTCCAGACCAGCCTAAAGTTAGGCTCACATTTTAATGATAGAAAGACTTTTCATGCACCACTGCAACTGCTTTCTACGGAGGCAGCATGTTTTTCACAAGCCGGGGGTTGCATGTGGTTCTATGCAGCGAGCGTTGAACTTTGAACCCCCCTCCAGGTGCAGGCATTTCAACTCACAGCCAATGAATCTCCAGTACATTTTGTTCTCTCATCAAGAAGCTCGTGCTTTACCACGTACTCCCCAACATTCAGTCATCagacatgcatgtgtgttactCGTCTTTTTTCATTTGCCACTGCACTGCAGAGGTTACAACACTGACCTTTTaatgcatcagtgtttgtgAGTGGCACTGATGCATCCCTTCATAAGTTAAAGAGCACATACATTCGGATGAGTATGACTTCATGGGTCTTTTGTTAACTACACAAACACGGAGCCAGTTCATCTGTCAGTCGTGATCTCCAGTGTTAAGCCTTATTAAACCCCGATGTTGCATATTTGTGGGAACTTGTATAATGAGGAGCATTCTCGGGGCCAAAAGTGTTGGAGTATGTGAAACATCCCGAGGCAAAGAATCAATGACATCACGTTACCCCGGTAAGCTCGTCTGAAACAAAGAGTGTGGTACAAGTTACCAAGGCGTTAccagctcagtgtttttctcactgtgaCAGTGTGAAGCGAAATATTCTGCCAATAGTTTCACTCAGCACAAACACGCACCCCACCCTTCACCCAAGCTGCTACAAAATGCTAACACAGTTGTTTTTGAAATTATACAAAGGAATTTTAATCGGCCTCATGGACCCGAGGGTTGTTTGGCATTTCCCAACACATAAAGAGAGCATGTAAATTCAGTCAGATAAACATCACAACCCGAGCTGCGAGGActtcacctgacagcagcaattacacacacacacacacacacacacacacacacacacacacacacacacacacacacacacacacacacacaaactccaacAAACAAACTCCAGACTGGactctgttgttatttttaatagGAAAGAAGCATTTTTCTATGAAATTAATAAGGAATTCTTTTATAAACAACTTCATAGATGGTTAATACATCTTTCAGTAATGCTTTATAAGCCATTAATAGAACCAAAGTGTGTGTTGCCAGCGTGTGAAAATTTTCTTGGCTGCTGTTTATCCCTTTTGTTTGGCAATAAAGAAATCCATCCAGGTaatttcacaacctggcaacccaaagcTGTTCTTTTTAATGGCTTCTGGCTGATCTATGGAGCATTAGTAAACAAATTATTAACCATTAATTTCTTCGATAATATCTTGTTATTATTAAGGTGGCACCAGTAGAATGTCTCTGCTGCACTGGGCCGTGGTTGTTGTGTGTATATCAGTGGTTGATTGTCTCCAACATGTGTCCTCAGCGGCCTCACTCAGGTCCCAGGATTGTCCCTacagtggagcagagctgtCCTGCCTGGACCCACGCTGGCTCCACGACTTCCCCCAGAGGCCCTGCTGCCAGTGCCACCTGGGCCCCGGACACACTTGTGGTAGGTTGTGCTTCAGACTAAAGAGATTTTATACGACAGCCGAGTTTTGTATCAAACCACCGATGACTGTAAGGAAAGTATTGTGTTCCAACTTCAGTGATGGACCATAGAGTGACCACAGAGtggtgtgtgtctatgtgtgtgtgtgattttcagGTCCAGTCCACCTGATCccatctctgtgctgtgatgagAGCTGCAGTCTGGGTCACAGCCACGACAACAGTCCCTTCCAGTCCCAGATGAGCCTCAGTGACGGGTGAGGATCGTTGACGAGGACGAACAGGCATTTTTAATTCCCAAGAATTTTAGGCAACACTTTATATTATAAAGTAAATATAGGTAAatatattcaccattaactattGGTTTATTAGCATTAATGTTAAAACATATTGGCTTGCTATAAAACACTTATCAGTGCCTTtttctgcatgaccatattctacaactactaCGTCATTCACAAAGAGATTTCCCTCAgtaacctcctaattactgcttatttaTAGCAATGAAActgttgtacatgaattacaATCTTAACAACCTAATGCTAACCCTTAATAACCCTAACCCCCAGagtaaggcattaataagtgctttataatgactaataaagagccaataagCTACTAATATCCATGTtaataagcagctagttaatggCGAATATGTtcaccttaatataaagtgttgcctctatttttcttcccttttaaAGAATATCCGACCTCTGCATATTGCATGTACTACATTACCACTGAACACGACACAGTGTTCGGTGAACACCGTGACTGCAAACATTTTTCAGCCCAGAGAGGAAATGACTATAAAACTCGACAATGTTGGCACAGAGATGTTTGCTGACTGCCCTGAACCTTTACAGCTACACTCAACATCAACCactcaacaaacaaaataaaattacgGTTATATGCACAACTGCATGTCTTTGCAGTGAAATTATGTTACATGTGGCTCGACATGTAGACGATGGTTATGGACCATACTTCAGTGTGAACTTCACATAACGTCATTCTCCATCAGCTAGTGCTTGGTAGGTACGCCAGCGGCAAACCTGGGAGCAGCAGGCAGCTAAACCCATAACAGCTCTGTTGCTGTAGACATAATTTCATGTGGTTAATTAAACTCTTTGATGCTCTGACAACAAAGGCACTTCACATAGAAATGAAAGGCCACAGGGTGTGGCTGTGAACATTCATGGTGATAACAGCTGGCTTTATTCGGCTCCCCAGAAACACAAACCAGGATGAGGAGGGCGCCCCGACGCAGCTGGGAGGACGACCAGAGTCTGTTTGCAAAGAGGACGGTGGGATGAGAGGGGCTTCACAGCCTGCAGAGGGTTTGGGGCTGCCGCAGTGCAACGCCGAGCCTGCAGGGAGGCCGGAGGTAGACGAAGAGGacgaggatgatgaggaggaagaagggtgCAGATCAAGGGAGAATTCACCTGAGAGGGTCAGGCAGAGCTACAGTGACACTGTGACAGATGCACTCCTTCCCAAACAGCACTCCTCTGCTCAGGAAGGTGAGCTGACACATTGCTAAACTCCATAAACCAATAGATTATTTTCCACGATTTTCATTTTCGAGACGCAAAACTGTGCACGTATTTCTACTGAGGCCCCTATGGATTGCTTATCATGTCCCTGGATGTGCGTCAGTCTTCCTCATGCATGTTTCGAAAGGTGTGTTAGGACACTCCCCTGGGATTTCAGATGAGTTGCCTCAAAGCAAACTGCTAAACGCTCCGCTGATTCTTAGGAGTGTCAAACAAAGAGGGAGGTATGCAAGAGCAAACTACAAAGAATGAACcgaaaacacaaatgaaatacacACGACGCTACTGGAGTTACCAATTTCATCAGACGTTAACAGATTAAATCAGAGAGCATTCAAACTGCTGCATGTAGTTTTCCTGCGACCATTGTTTCGTAACACATCGGGCTCCTCTTGGGACgttgctgtgcgtgtgtgtccatgaaGAGCAGCTGGTAAAAGAAGCCGAGAGCTCTTTGATGTAGACAAGACTATCCTGTTTTATGTCGGCCCCTGGCTGGCTCCGGGTAGATCCGTTACTAATCACTGCGTGTCTGtgttcctcttcctgctctctttcCAGGATGACATGGATTTCTTTGGCTCGTGTTCCAACCTTGAACCACCCCGAACTCAACAACAGCCGCGGCCAGATCCCATATCAGATTACTCTCTAACCCctccaccccacacacacacacacacacacacacgcacacacacacagacgagcaGCAGCCACTCTCAAGTGTGGTCGCACCGCCTCTTTGAAATGCCTGCCGCTGACCTCGGAGCCCCTCGTCAAAGGGTCCAAACAGaatatgtacatacatgcaaacaaaagcactgCTGAGGAAAAGCAAAGCACGAGGGCAacggcatacacacacacacacacacacgcacacgcacacacacatacataatgTGAACTCGCTGGCCCAGAAGGTGAAACTGAATGAAGTTCAAAGGTCGAGGAGTATTGACTTGATACCGCGGAGCAAAGTGAATCAAAATGAGCCTCTGCGCCGCCTTGAGAATGTCTTGCATCTTCACATGTAGGAGAACATAAAGTGTACCGCTCATCTAGCAGCTGGTGTTATGAAGCTTTTGTGTGTAAAAGTTGTAAAATTAGAGGTGTGAAGAAAAGTGTCAAACGTGATTGTGTTGCACATTGAAGACAATCTTGATAATATGGAACAAGTTAAGACGAGGAATGTTTAAAGTGATAACTGTGCTGTAGATactgtaaaatattaaatagGTCAATATTTTTGTAACATAGACATGACTGATAATATGTTTGCTTTTCTGCCCCCAGTTATAGTGTTGATGGTTGTGAATGGTCActtccacattttttttctttgtaaataaaCCACTTGAACAAGTTTCCGAACTTACTGACACGCATATTCATTCAGTTCATTAAATCAAGCCATTTATGAATGCTCCTCCACAGGCACTCATGTATAAACGATGTTTTGCACTCGGCTGACATATCCTGGCTGTCTCAATTTGGGTTTTAgctccaaaaatgttgaatcctacatttcccatgattcAACTCTTGACACAATTACTCAACAAACTTAATAAATTTCCAATGATTTTGGTAACTTTATCAAATCTCTCAGTGCCACAAAACCGCAAGagtcagacaaaacatgcattttatCAACACTAAACTGTGATTGgaagttttccatttttcacattttatggacaaacatcGATTTTTCggaaaaaatctgaaaacattAATCAATACTGAAAATAATCGTTATTTGCAGCCCTGCAGCTTTTATGGTTGgaccctccctgcctcctgAACAGCCATGTTTTTTAAACAGAGGTGTTTTTGCTGTTTAGCTTAGCCTCACAGATACAAAttgggtggacaaaataataggaACACCTGTCAGTATATCTGTTTTCCACAGGCTGACTGTTTATTGTGATGTGTGAAACTGATAGAGAGCCCCTTTAAGTGTAATGAATCTCTACGAACACTTTCTAAATTCAACTGAAGTGCAGCCACAGTCTGTGCTGATCTAAACATGCCTCAGGTTCAACTGGAAATAAACCAGGAACGttaaaaaacacctgaaatgaCAGTATGTATCATGTTGGAGACTGTGTTGCAGCCCCTGTGTGGTTCAAGCCACCCAgctcgctgtctctctctccgaTGGCGTGTTCACACATTCAATAACTGTGCAAAGCTGCTCCTCGCTGCCTGCCTCGGGTCTCGTATCGGAGCTGGACATGCAAGGACATTGTTGCTGGGAGCAGCTGCTCGCATCTGttgaaacacacagtctgtggaGCAGATTGTATGAACTGTGAAAAACGCCTTTAGAAACCAAACTGCAAGAGGCTCTGCTTTAATGTGATGTTTGAGCAGCTTTGGCACAgtgtgaagtaaaaagtactgatttttttaaatagtaAATACTAACTTTCCATATTAATACAGCTGACTTATGGTTCTACACTCTGCT
This genomic interval from Chaetodon trifascialis isolate fChaTrf1 chromosome 9, fChaTrf1.hap1, whole genome shotgun sequence contains the following:
- the LOC139336961 gene encoding tumor necrosis factor receptor superfamily member 19-like, translated to MVWMFQLTLSLLLAAHVIYSTLIPVRAEEETRECREQEYKDRFGNCKPCKQCDAGQELSKECGFGYGEDARCVPCRSSRFKEDRSLQKCKPCLDCGLINRFQKGNCSTTSNAVCGDCLPGYYRKTKLSGFQDMECIPCGDPPPPYEPHCSGRVNLVPLPAVVTSPRDMALAAVICSALATVLLALLVLCVIYCKRQLLEKKPSAASLRSQDCPYSGAELSCLDPRWLHDFPQRPCCQCHLGPGHTCGPVHLIPSLCCDESCSLGHSHDNSPFQSQMSLSDGNTNQDEEGAPTQLGGRPESVCKEDGGMRGASQPAEGLGLPQCNAEPAGRPEVDEEDEDDEEEEGCRSRENSPERVRQSYSDTVTDALLPKQHSSAQEG